The nucleotide window TACCTCAGCAGTTTTACCGTTTTCATCTTCAGAAGTAATTGTTCTTACTTCATCCATTTCAACGATACCGTCTCTTCTTGCAACGATAGATGGGTTTTCTGATACGTTACCTGCAGTACCCCCCTGGTGGAAGGTTCTCAACGTAAGCTGAGTACCCGGCTCTCCGATTGACTGTGCTGCAATAACTCCTACTGCTTCACCCATATGGATCATCTTACCGGTTGCAAGGTTTCTACCGTAACATTTCGCACAGATTCCTTTTTTAGTTTCACAGGTAAGCGGTGAACGAACTTCCACAGATTCTAAACCTGCTTCTTCGATTCTCTTCGCCAGTGCTTCATTGATGACCTGATCTGCTTCAGTGATTAATTCATCTGTTTCAGGATCATATATATTATGAAGGGAAACTCTACCTAAGATTCTTTCAGAGATTTTTTCAACAATCTCGTCATTTTTCTTAAGTGCAGTTACTTCAGTACCTCTTAAAGTACCACAGTCGTCCTCAGTAACGATAACGTCCTGAGCAACGTCTACCAATCTTCTCGTTAAGTAACCGGCATCGGCTGTCTTAAGAGCGGTATCTGCAAGTCCTTTACGGGCACCGTGGGTAGAGATAAAGTATTCCAGGATGGAAAGACCTTCCTTAAAGTTGGCAAGGATCGGGTTTTCGATGATCTCCGCTCCGGTAGAACCGGCTTTTTGCGGTTTTGCCATCAAACCTCTCATCCCTGATAACTGACGGATCTGTTCTTTTGAACCCCTCGCTCCGGAATCAAGCATCATGTATACAGAGTTGAATCCACCTTGATCGGTTTTCATTCTGCTCATGATCATTTCAGTTAATCCGGCGTTGGTGTTGGTCCAAACGTCAATTACCTGGTTATAACGTTCTGTATCGGTAATAAGCCCCATGTTATAGTTGGCTCTGATTTCGTCAACAGATTCAATAGACTGGGCAATCATTGTTTTCTTCTCAACAGGAACTACAATATCTCCCAATGAGAAGGAAAGCCCTCCTTTGAATGCGTTTGAATATCCTAAGTCTTTCATTGCATCAAGGAACTTCACTGTTGTAGGGAAGTCTGTATCAGCAAGGATCTTACCGATAACGTTTCTTAATGATTTCTTGGTAAGAAGTTCATTAATATATCCTACCTGCTTAGGTACAATCTGGTTGAACAGGATTCTACCTACAGAAGTTTCGATCAGTCTTGTAACGATCTCCCCTTCTTCTTTAACAGGAAGTCTACATCTTACTTTAGCATTTAATGATACTCTTCCTTCTGCGTAAGCAATTTCTGCTTCTTCAGGGGAATAGAATGCAAGACCTTCTCCTTTTACTTTCATGGTATCTGTAGAACTTAATTCTTTAGTCATGAAATAAAGACCAAGAACCATGTCCTGAGATGGTACTGTAATAGGAGAACCGTTTGCAGGGTTCAGGATGTTCTGAGAACCCAGCATCAATAACTGAGCTTCAAGGATTGCCTCTGGGCCTAACGGTAAGTGTACCGCCATCTGGTCACCATCAAAGTCGGCGTTGAATGCTGTCGTTACCAACGGGTGAAGCTGGATAGCTTTACCTTCGATCATCTTAGGCTGGAATGCCTGGATACCCAGTCTGTGAAGCGTAGGTGCCCTGTTCAGAAGAACCGGGTGGCCTTTCATCACGTTTTCAAGGATATCATACACTACAGGCTCTTTTCTGTCGATGATTCTCTTTGCAGATTTTACTGTTTTTACAATTCCTCTTTCAATCAGTTTTCTGATGATGAACGGTTTGTAAAGTTCTGCTGCCATGTCTTTAGGAATACCACACTCGTGAAGCTGTAAGTTCGGACCTACAACAATTACGGAACGTGCAGAGTAATCTACCCTTTTCCCTAGTAAGTTCTGACGGAAACGACCTTGTTTACCTTTCAATGAATCTGAAAGTGATTTCAATGGTCTGTTTGATTCAGATTTTACGGCAGAAGATTTTCTTGTATTATCGAATAATGAATCTACTGATTCCTGAAGCATACGCTTCTCGTTTCTTAAGATTACTTCAGGAGCTTTGATCTCCAATAGTCTTTTCAGACGGTTGTTTCTGATGATAACTCTTCTGTAAAGGTCATTCAGGTCAGAAGTTGCGAAACGTCCTCCATCCAATGGAACCAATGGTCTCAGTTCCGGTGGAATAACAGGAAGTACACGCATGATCATCCACTCCGGTCTGTTGATCATTCTTGTATTAGCACCTCTTAGGGCTTCTACAACATTCAATCTTTTAAGGGCTTCAGTTCTTCTTTGTTTTGAACCTTCGTTGTGAGCTTTGTGTCTTAAATCGAAAGACAATGCATCAAGATCGATTCTTTTTAAAAGATCTTCAACTGCTTCAGCACCCATTCTGGCGATGAATTTGTTTGGATCGGAATCATCAAGATACTGGTTCTCCACAGGAAGGGTTTCCATGATATCAAGGTACTCTTCTTCTGTTAAGAATTCCATAGCATCGAAGTCGGAACCGTCTAATTTTTTAGCAATACCCTGCTGAATCACTACATATCTTTCGTAGTAGATGATCATATCTAATTTCTTAGAAGGGATTCCTAAAAGGTAACCGATCTTGTTCGGTAATGAACGGAAATACCAGATGTGTGCGATAGGAACTACAAGATTGATGTGCCCGATTCTCTCTCTTCTTACTTTTTTCTCAGTAACTTCTACTCCACAACGGTCACAAACAATTCCTTTGTAACGAATTCTCTTGTATTTACCACAAGCACATTCGTAATCCTTTACCGGACCAAAGATTTTTTCACAGAACAAACCGTCTCTTTCAGGCTTATGCGTTCTGTAGTTAATAGTTTCCGGCTTTAAAACCTCCCCTCTTGATTCCTGAAGAATCGATTCGGGTGAAGCTAAACCGATGGTTATTTTATTAAATCTACTTGATTTATTTTTATTTGACATTTGTTAGATTTTAAATTTTAGATTTTAGATTTTAGATTAATTTTTGAATGCTGCCATTCAACATTTATAATTTAAAATTTAAAATTATTCCTCTAGTCTTACGTCTAATCCAAGACCCTGCAGCTCATGAAGTAATACATTGAATGATTCCGGAATACCTGGTTCAGGCATAGATTCACCTTTTGCAATTGCTTCATAAGTTTTCGCTCTACCAATCACGTCATCCGACTTCACAGTCAGGATTTCTCTCAGGATGTTGGATGCTCCAAATGCTTCAAGAGCCCAAACCTCCATCTCTCCGAATCTCTGACCTCCGAACTGAGCTTTACCTCCTAACGGCTGCTGAGTAATCAATGAGTAAGGACCGATAGAACGTGCGTGCATCTTATCATCAACCATGTGTCCCAGTTTCAGCATGTAGATTACCCCTACCGTAGCCGGCTGGGTAAATCTTTCCCCGGTACCACCATCATAAAGGTGAGTGTTACCGAATTTAGGAAGACCTGCTTTCTCTGTATATTCAGTAATTTGGTCAAGAGTTGCTCCGTCAAAGATTGGCGTGGCGAACTTCATTCCTAATTTCTGACCAGCCCATCCAAGAACTGTTTCATAGATCTGACCGATGTTCATACGGGAAGGTACCCCAAGTGGATTCAATACGATATCTACCGGTGTTCCGTCTTCAAGGAATGGCATATCTTCTTCACGAACGATTCTTGAAACGATACCTTTGTTACCGTGACGTCCTGCCATTTTATCTCCTACATTCAGCTTACGTTTCTTAGCGATATACACTTTAGCCAATTTCATGATACCTGCCGGTAGCTCGTCCCCGATTGAAATAGCAAATTTCTCACGGTTTTTAACTCCCTGGATATCGTTGAACTTGATTTTATAGTTGTGAATCAATTGTTTAACCAATTCATTCTTATCGTTATCTACAGTCCAGTCTGCACCGCTTACGTTAACGTAATCTTCAACTGAAGTCAGTAATTTATGCGTGAATTTCACACCTTTACCGATGATTTCCTCATCAAGGTCGTTAGTAACTCCCTGAGAAGTTTTACCACCTACCAGTGTATTTAATTTTTCAATTAAAGTGTTTCTCAACTCATCAAACTTAGCCTTGTAAGTGTTTTCAATTTCTTCAAGTTTAAGTTTTTCTTCAGTTCTCTTCTTTTTATCTTTAATGTTTCTTGAGAACAATTTTTTGTTGATCACAACACCTCTTAGTGAAGAGTCTGCTTTCAATGAAGCATCTTTCACATCACCGGCTTTGTCACCGAAGATTGCTCTAAGAAGTTTTTCTTCAGGAGTTGGATCAGATTCACCTTTTGGAGTGATCTTACCGATCATGATGTCTCCAGGCTTCACTTCAGCTCCGATTCTGATCATACCGTTCTCGTCAAGATCTTTGGTCGCTTCTTCAGAAACGTTTGGAATATCTGCTGTAAGCTCTTCCATACCTAGTTTGGTATCACGAACTTCCAATGAATATTCATCTACGTGGATTGAAGTAAACCAGTCTTCACGTACAACTTTTTCGTTGATTACGATGGCATCCTCGAAATTGTATCCTTTCCAAGGCATGAACGCTACCACTAAGTTTCTACCCAATGCCAGTTCTCCGTTTTCAGTAGCATAACCGTCGCAAAGTACCTGTCCTTTCTGTACCGTTTCACCTACCCTTACGTTTGGTCTCAGGGTAATGGTAGTACTCTGGTTGGTTTTTCTGAATTTGGTAAGGTTATATGTTTTAGTAGCGGATTCGAACTGTACTAAGTCTTCGTCTTCGCTTCTTTCATATTTGATAGTGATCTTATCAGCATCTACGTATTCTACAACACCTGTTCCTTCAGCATTGATCAGGATTCTTGAATCTTTGGCCACCTGCTGTTCCAGACCTGTACCCACGATTGGAGCTTGTGGCTTCAATAGAGGAACGGCCTGACGCATCATGTTTGATCCCATCAATGCACGGTTCGCATCATCATGCTCCAGGAACGGAATTAATGAAGCTGAGATACCGGAAATCTGGTTTGGCGCTACGTCGATAAGGTTAACCTGAGAAGGCTCAACTACCGGATAGTCACCATCCAATCTTGCAATAATCCTGTCTGTTAAGAATTCACCGTTATCGTTCAGCTCTACGTTTGCCTGAGCAATTACTTTGTCTTCTTCATCTTCTGCATTCAGGTAGATAGGATCGGCAGAAAGGTCAATCTTACTGTCTTCTACTTTTCTGTATGGAGTTTCGATGAAACCAAGGCTATTGATCTTAGCATAGATACCCAGAGATGAAATCAAACCGATGTTTGGTCCTTCCGGAGTTTCAATCGGACAGATTCTTCCGTAGTGGGTATGGTGAACGTCACGAACCTCGAAACCTGCTCTTTCTCTTGATAGACCACCAGGCCCTAGTGCAGAAAGTCTACGCTTGTGCGTGATTTCTGATAACGGGTTGGTCTGGTCCATGAACTGAGAAAGCTGGTTGGTACCGAAGAACGAGTTAATTACGGATGTTAATGTCTTAGCATTGACAAGATCAAGCGGAGTAAAGATTTCGTTATCTCTAACGTTCATTCTTTCTTTGATTGTTCTTGCAATTCTTGAAAGACCTACACCGAACTGTCCTGCCAATTGCTCACCAACAGTTTTAATTCTTCTGTTTGATAAGTGGTCAATATCATCCACCTCAGCCTTAGAGTTTACAAGCTCGATAAGGTGTCTTACGATAGCAATGATATCTTCTTTTGTAAGAACTTCAGTAGTTGTAGGGATGTTAAGTCCTAATTTTTTGTTTAGTCTGTAACGTCCTACTTCACCCAATGAATATCTCTGCTCTGAGAAGAATAGTTTTTCAATGATTCCTCTTGCTGTTTCCTCATCTGGCGGATCTGCATTTCTTAACTGACGGTAGATGTACTCTACGGCTTCTTTTTCAGAGTTGGTAGGGTCTTTCTGTAATGTATTCTGAATGATAGAGAATTCGTTGCTGTTTTCTTTGTGAATCAGGATAGATTTCACACCAGCATCAAGAATAAGATCTAAGTGTTCTTTTTCAAGAATGGTTTCTCTGTCTAAGATGATTTCGTTTCTTTCGATAGAAACTACTTCACCTGTATCTTCGTCTACGAAATCTTCAAACCATGTGTTCAATACTCTCGCAGCCAATGTTCTTCCTTCTACTTTTTTAAGGGCAGCTTTGGAAACTTTCACTTCTTCAGCAAGGTCGAAGATCTGAAGGATATCTTTATCAGATTCGTAACCGATAGCTCTTAAAAGGGTAGTTAACGGTAACTTTTTCTTACGGTCGATATACGCGTACATTACGCTGTTGATATCGGTTGTAAATTCCATCCAAGATCCTTTGAAAGGGATGATTCTTGAATAGTACAGTTTGGTTCCGTTTGCGTGGTAAGTCTGTCCGAAGAATACACCAGGTGAACGGTGTAACTGTGTAACAATAACTCTCTCTGCACCATTGATGATGAAAGATCCGCTAGGCGTCATATAAGGAACCGGGCCTAAATATACATCCTGAACTACGGTTTGGAAATCTTCGTGTTCAGGGTCTGTACAATACAATTTAAGTCTTGCTTTAAGAGGCACTGAATACGTCAATCCTCTTTCCACACACTCGTCAATTGAATAACGTGGAGAATCTACCAGATAATCAAGAAACTCCAATACGAACTGATTTCTGGAATCGGTGATCGGAAAGTTTTCCTGGAAGGTTCTGTACAAACCTTCGTCTGTTCTGTCTTCTGGAAGGGTATCAAGCTGGAAAAAATCTCTGAAAGACTCAAGCTGGATGTCCAGGAAGTCAGGAGTGATAATTTTTCCTTTAGCTGATGAGAAGTTAATTCTCTGATTCCCCCTTGTTGTTGCTGTTGTTTTACTCATAAAACTTTTAAGAAAGGGTTAAAAAATATTTTGATTTATTAAAAAATATCAGGAGTAGAAGAAAGAAAATGGAGAAAAGATAAAAGACTTCAAATGTTTGGCGCTATTAGAAATAGTCTTTATTCTTTTTTCTTTATTCTTAGAGTCTTATTCCTAACTGCAACACTGGTATATCTTTTCACAGCGTAATGCAAAATATTTTTATTTACTTTTAAGGCAGAATTTGCCGCAGTATCTATATACGGAAAGACCCTTTCATTTCTCATATGAAAGAGCTGATTTTCAATATTTTATAGATTTACAAACAATTATTCGCGCCAAAAGAGGGACAAAGGTACGAAATTCTATCCACACAAGCAAATAAAACTTCTTCATTCTGAGACTATTAAAATTATTCAAAATAAAAAAAGACCGCCCCTAAGGACGGCCTTCCGCTATATAGAACCTTGAAAAATTATTTTACAATGATCTTATAAGATTTCACTGTTGACTTAGTTTCTATTTTCACAATATAAACACCTGTCGGTAGTGAAGCTGTATTGATTTCAGCATTACCTGAGAATTTACCAGATTTTACCAATTGCCCCTGAGCAGAGAACAATGTATAAGTTCCTTCTTCTTTAGATTTCACGTTAAGGTTTTCACCTGATTTTACCGGGTTAGGGTATACGTTGATATCAGTTGCAGTTGAAGTAATGTCTGCATCAG belongs to Chryseobacterium shigense and includes:
- the rpoC gene encoding DNA-directed RNA polymerase subunit beta', which produces MSNKNKSSRFNKITIGLASPESILQESRGEVLKPETINYRTHKPERDGLFCEKIFGPVKDYECACGKYKRIRYKGIVCDRCGVEVTEKKVRRERIGHINLVVPIAHIWYFRSLPNKIGYLLGIPSKKLDMIIYYERYVVIQQGIAKKLDGSDFDAMEFLTEEEYLDIMETLPVENQYLDDSDPNKFIARMGAEAVEDLLKRIDLDALSFDLRHKAHNEGSKQRRTEALKRLNVVEALRGANTRMINRPEWMIMRVLPVIPPELRPLVPLDGGRFATSDLNDLYRRVIIRNNRLKRLLEIKAPEVILRNEKRMLQESVDSLFDNTRKSSAVKSESNRPLKSLSDSLKGKQGRFRQNLLGKRVDYSARSVIVVGPNLQLHECGIPKDMAAELYKPFIIRKLIERGIVKTVKSAKRIIDRKEPVVYDILENVMKGHPVLLNRAPTLHRLGIQAFQPKMIEGKAIQLHPLVTTAFNADFDGDQMAVHLPLGPEAILEAQLLMLGSQNILNPANGSPITVPSQDMVLGLYFMTKELSSTDTMKVKGEGLAFYSPEEAEIAYAEGRVSLNAKVRCRLPVKEEGEIVTRLIETSVGRILFNQIVPKQVGYINELLTKKSLRNVIGKILADTDFPTTVKFLDAMKDLGYSNAFKGGLSFSLGDIVVPVEKKTMIAQSIESVDEIRANYNMGLITDTERYNQVIDVWTNTNAGLTEMIMSRMKTDQGGFNSVYMMLDSGARGSKEQIRQLSGMRGLMAKPQKAGSTGAEIIENPILANFKEGLSILEYFISTHGARKGLADTALKTADAGYLTRRLVDVAQDVIVTEDDCGTLRGTEVTALKKNDEIVEKISERILGRVSLHNIYDPETDELITEADQVINEALAKRIEEAGLESVEVRSPLTCETKKGICAKCYGRNLATGKMIHMGEAVGVIAAQSIGEPGTQLTLRTFHQGGTAGNVSENPSIVARRDGIVEMDEVRTITSEDENGKTAEVVVSRSTEFRLVADNEARTPLMVANVPYGSELAVKPGDKVKKGDVICKWDPYNAVIIAETAGKVEYEDIIQGISFQLEIDEQTGFEEKVISESRNKKAVPTLKVVDSKGVEQKAYNLPVGAHLMVNDGEKIKAGKVLIKIPRKSAKAGDITGGLPRVTELFEARNPSNPAVVTEIDGVVSYGKIKRGNRELIVEAKTGERKIYLVKLSNQILVQENDFVRAGSPLSDGSITPDDILRIKGPTAVQEYLVNEIQEVYRLQGVKIDDKHFEIIVRQMMTKVSIVDGGDTQFLEGALEHKFDFLEENNRVFGLKVVVEAGDSKEFKPGQMITARELRDENSKLKREDQALVEVREALPATATPVLQGITRAALQTKSFMSAASFQETTKVLNEAAVAGKIDFLSGLKENVIVGHRIPAGTGLKEYQNVIVGSKKEFEDLN
- the rpoB gene encoding DNA-directed RNA polymerase subunit beta, coding for MSKTTATTRGNQRINFSSAKGKIITPDFLDIQLESFRDFFQLDTLPEDRTDEGLYRTFQENFPITDSRNQFVLEFLDYLVDSPRYSIDECVERGLTYSVPLKARLKLYCTDPEHEDFQTVVQDVYLGPVPYMTPSGSFIINGAERVIVTQLHRSPGVFFGQTYHANGTKLYYSRIIPFKGSWMEFTTDINSVMYAYIDRKKKLPLTTLLRAIGYESDKDILQIFDLAEEVKVSKAALKKVEGRTLAARVLNTWFEDFVDEDTGEVVSIERNEIILDRETILEKEHLDLILDAGVKSILIHKENSNEFSIIQNTLQKDPTNSEKEAVEYIYRQLRNADPPDEETARGIIEKLFFSEQRYSLGEVGRYRLNKKLGLNIPTTTEVLTKEDIIAIVRHLIELVNSKAEVDDIDHLSNRRIKTVGEQLAGQFGVGLSRIARTIKERMNVRDNEIFTPLDLVNAKTLTSVINSFFGTNQLSQFMDQTNPLSEITHKRRLSALGPGGLSRERAGFEVRDVHHTHYGRICPIETPEGPNIGLISSLGIYAKINSLGFIETPYRKVEDSKIDLSADPIYLNAEDEEDKVIAQANVELNDNGEFLTDRIIARLDGDYPVVEPSQVNLIDVAPNQISGISASLIPFLEHDDANRALMGSNMMRQAVPLLKPQAPIVGTGLEQQVAKDSRILINAEGTGVVEYVDADKITIKYERSEDEDLVQFESATKTYNLTKFRKTNQSTTITLRPNVRVGETVQKGQVLCDGYATENGELALGRNLVVAFMPWKGYNFEDAIVINEKVVREDWFTSIHVDEYSLEVRDTKLGMEELTADIPNVSEEATKDLDENGMIRIGAEVKPGDIMIGKITPKGESDPTPEEKLLRAIFGDKAGDVKDASLKADSSLRGVVINKKLFSRNIKDKKKRTEEKLKLEEIENTYKAKFDELRNTLIEKLNTLVGGKTSQGVTNDLDEEIIGKGVKFTHKLLTSVEDYVNVSGADWTVDNDKNELVKQLIHNYKIKFNDIQGVKNREKFAISIGDELPAGIMKLAKVYIAKKRKLNVGDKMAGRHGNKGIVSRIVREEDMPFLEDGTPVDIVLNPLGVPSRMNIGQIYETVLGWAGQKLGMKFATPIFDGATLDQITEYTEKAGLPKFGNTHLYDGGTGERFTQPATVGVIYMLKLGHMVDDKMHARSIGPYSLITQQPLGGKAQFGGQRFGEMEVWALEAFGASNILREILTVKSDDVIGRAKTYEAIAKGESMPEPGIPESFNVLLHELQGLGLDVRLEE